The window GACGGAGACCATGTACACGAAACCATTAAAGACCTCAATCCCGAAACCACCCTGTTTATTATAGTTTCTAAAAGTTTTACAACCCAGGAAACACTGAGCAATGCACAAACCATCCGAAACTGGTTTTTATCAGATACATTCACAACCGGTGAAAATGACATAGCCGGGCATTTTGTTGCGGTATCTACGAATTTGCCTAAAATCAAGGAATTCGGTATCAGCAGTGAAAATATATTCCCGATGTGGGACTGGGTAGGCGGCCGTTTTTCCTTATGGAGCGCTGTAGGTTTATCGATAGCACTGGCTGTTGGATACGATAATTTTGAAGAACTACTTGAGGGTGCCTACGACATGGATGTGCATTTTAAAACCACACCATTCGAAAATAACATTCCGGTCATACTATCACTTCTAAGTATCTGGTATAATAATTTTTTCAATGCAGAAAGCGAAGCGATCATCCCTTATACTCAATACTTAAACCGTTTTGCTGCCTACCTGCAACAAGGTATTATGGAGAGTAACGGAAAAAGCATCGACAGGGACGGTCACCTGGTAAATTACCAAACAGGCACTATCATCTGGGGTGAGCCCGGTACTAATTCCCAACATGCCTTTTTTCAATTAATACACCAGGGAACCAAGCTAATTCCGGCAGATTTTATTGGCTTTACAAATTCTTTACACAAAGACAAAGATCACCACAACAAACTGATGGCTAATTTCTTTGCGCAGACGGAGGCACTTCTCAATGGTAAATCAGAGACCGAGGTACGCAGCGAATTAGAAGGAAAAATGGATGATAACACCATACAAAAACTCTTTCCTTATAAAGTATTTGAAGGCAACAAACCATCTACAACCATACTTATAGATAAATTAACCCCTAAAAGTATGGGGGCATTAATCGCCATGTATGAACATCAAATTTTCGTTCAGGGAGTTATCTGGAATATTTACAGTTATGATCAGTGGGGTGTAGAATTAGGGAAACAATTGGCAACAAAAATCCTGAAAGATCTCACAGCTGAAAATATTGATAATCACGACTCTTCCACCCGAAATCTGATCAGATTTTTCAAGAAAAATCAAAAATAATTGTTAATAATTCAGTTTACAAGTTAATTAACCATACCCTATACCGTTATATATTCTGTCTATATTTGTTATGCACGTATAATATTTAACATTGCCTTAATATAATAGTATGTTAAATAGTAGAATTTTGCACCGTAAAATCAAATTTAACTAACAAATGAAGACAATTTACAATTGGATTTTTTCAGCAGTTTTTACTTTGGTAGCCACTGCAGCTTTTTCCCAGGGTACCGTTACCGGTACTATCATGGATGGGGAATTTAACGAACCCTTACCGGGAGCAAACGTTATGGTTAAAGGCACCACTAACGGAACTTCCACCGACTTTAACGGTAAGTTTTCCGTTGATGTTTCTGAAAACTCGGGAACACTGGTTATTACTTACGTAGGATTTATTAAAAAAGAGGTTAAGTTCACTTTAACCGGAGGTAGCGCCAACCTGGGCACTATTGTTTTAAAAGCTGACGCACAGGAGCTGGAAGGGGTTGTTGTTGTCGGGTCAGGGGTTATTGATTTGGCTTCCGACAGGAAAACACCTGTTGCCGTATCGACCATAAAGGCAAGTGAAATCAGAGAGAAAGCAGCTAACTGGGATCTTCCGGAAATCTTAAAATCAACTCCTTCTGTACAAAATATAAAAGGGGGTGGTTTTGGAGACGGTAGTATGTTCCTAAGAGGTTTCGACCAAACCAATACAGCCTTCTTACTTAACGGACAGCCAATAAACGGAATGGAAGACGGTAAGATGTACTGGTCTAACTGGAGCGGTGTTTTGGACGTTGCCAATGCTGTACAGGTACAAAGAGGACTTGGAGCCTCCAAGCTGGCTATTTCTTCTGTGGGTGGAACAGTTAACATCGTTACAAAAACGATAGACCAAAGAGAAGGTGGTTTTGCACAGGCCTTGGTAGGCAACAATAACTATGTGAAAACCACTGCTTATTATTCTACCGGAGTTAATGAAAAAGGCTGGTCTTTTTCTGCTATGTTAGGCCATTGGCAAGGTAACGGTTATGTAGATC of the Zhouia spongiae genome contains:
- the pgi gene encoding glucose-6-phosphate isomerase; the encoded protein is MALSNLNPINTEAWKKLQLHHQEIKNLNMKSLFAEDSERADSFTIKWNDFYVDYSKNRITPQTRSLLLQLAKECNLEDAVKRYFSGDIINETEGRAVLHTALRAKENDTVLVDGKNVIPEIFAVKNKIKEFSNAVISGSKKGYTGKAFTDIVNIGIGGSDLGPAMVTEALQFYKNHLKVHFVSNVDGDHVHETIKDLNPETTLFIIVSKSFTTQETLSNAQTIRNWFLSDTFTTGENDIAGHFVAVSTNLPKIKEFGISSENIFPMWDWVGGRFSLWSAVGLSIALAVGYDNFEELLEGAYDMDVHFKTTPFENNIPVILSLLSIWYNNFFNAESEAIIPYTQYLNRFAAYLQQGIMESNGKSIDRDGHLVNYQTGTIIWGEPGTNSQHAFFQLIHQGTKLIPADFIGFTNSLHKDKDHHNKLMANFFAQTEALLNGKSETEVRSELEGKMDDNTIQKLFPYKVFEGNKPSTTILIDKLTPKSMGALIAMYEHQIFVQGVIWNIYSYDQWGVELGKQLATKILKDLTAENIDNHDSSTRNLIRFFKKNQK